In the Colletotrichum lupini chromosome 4, complete sequence genome, GCAAAGGTCTCACTCCCGTTGAGCATGTCAGTCATGGCCGCCAATGGTGTTTGATGAGCCATTTCCAAGCCACTAGGGAGAGATGCTCGCCACACCTTTGCATCAGGCTTTGGGAAACCCAAGACAAGGGTGTCGATAATGTCTGGGGAATCAAACTCCTCCACTTTCAAGTGTTCGGTGATGTTCGCCGTCTTCATGCAAATGCCCAGAGACTGATACCGATCAAAGGTGCAATTACCTGTAGAGCAGAACGCGCCTGCGGGTGCGATAGGCTCCATGAAATCGGTGCTGTCAGACAAAGTGGCTAGCACTAAAGCTCGGCGTGCCCCTAAGTTCATGCGGTCTTCGTCCGACGTCATGTTGCGTACAGCCGCAGCTTTGGCTTCCTCGTGCAGGGCCACAGAGTCTCGGACAGGATATTTGATGGCGAGTTGCGTTACCGGTGAAGTTAGGGCGCTAACGATCATCAAAAGGGCACCAAGAGAAACGAAGTGTTTGTATCTGATACGTTTCAACAGCATTACGGAGCCCCATGGCCCTCTGCTCGCCTGGTCGAACAATTGCAGGTCATGAAGAGGTCGGTCTTTGAGGAACCACGACCATTGCGTCTGGCTTATTGCGACAGATACAGGAAGCATGAAGGCTGCTTTTGCCAGTGTAGTAAAGAAGGCGAGGAAGGTGTTGAGCGTGATATGCAGCGGCCAGTCTGGCAAAGGTTGTTGGTCATAGCTGCAGAGGACCGCAACGATCACTAGAGTCAAAATTGTTAGTACGAAGTCTTCGACGGTATTCTCATAGAGCCAAACTTTGGAAAACGTACAAAAGAAGGAGGATATGCTGAGAAATATGTAGAACACCTCCCAGGCCCATATTCGCCAAAGCGGCTTGGCCGTAAATGGTTCACACTCTGATTTTCTAGGCGGCTCATCACTTGAATAGCCCCGTTTCAAACTTTGATAACCTTGGCTATCGATGGTGTCGAACGTAGATGTAGCTACTGGCTTTCTGTTGATTGATACGTTCATAGCAGGCGTGCCAGATTTTAACCTCGCTGTGGAAGGCTGATTGTCTGGAAGGCCTGTAATCAGGGGATTCCCCTCAATGTTGTTAAGCGAGCGTCTGGGTTGGAACTGTTCTCTTCTAGCCATTGCTGGGCGCATAGCGCTACCAAAGTCGTCGCTCGACAAGAGGGTTCCTGTTAAGTTGTGAGCAGTAACTCAGTCTGGTCAACTTTTATTGAGCGCATACCATGCCCTTGGTCAAGGTCAGTTGAGCTTTGCCTGTTTCTCGAGATGAATTGTGGGACAGCTTCTGCGGACACTGGCCTTGAGAGTCGTCCACGAGGTGCTTCTTCGGGGCCAGAGTCTAGCCCACTTTCTGAGAAATGGCTATATCTTTGGCCAAACATGATGGATTTGGGTACGGCGAATCGGGGCAAAATTACAAGTTGCAATGCTCAAGACTACCGGTGCTAGGGCAACTTTTCAATTCTTTTTATGACAGCGAGTTCTTGTTGAACGGGTGTTGGACCGTTGTGGAAAGACTCAATGAAGCACTACAAACGGGTCCTCCCGTGGTCGCCAAGTACAACCTGCAGTACACCAGCCCCCAAACCGCAAACACATCTGCGGTGGAGTGCCATTTGCTCTCGACTCCCACCAATGAAGCCTATCAACTATTGCCCCACCTAAAAATTCAAGGTTGAATTGCATACGAGCAACCGCAAACTGGAAGGCGATGAATGCAGGCTGCCACGGCACGAACAAAAATAACAATGTCTGCGTTGAGGGCAGGTGCCGGGATGAGAGAGAACCGTCAGTGGTTGGTTATGGCCAAGCACTCAATTCGGACAGAGGTTCGACTTCTAGCCGAGTGATGCAGTTGGACCTCAGTCTACCTGCCCGAATCGGCTCGTGGCAGAGAGCTGAAGTCAGACAAACGACTTACGAGCGGGAAGAGCTGACGATACCTTGATCCATGATGACTGATGAATTAATCGCGATGGAGAAGAATAGACATTCATTTCTCCTCAAAGAATGCACCGTTTACATTTCCTCTGTAGCGGTTCTTCACTTAGTAAGGTGTGATATCGAGTCAGTTACCATTATAGCCATCAGGATTCAGTTAACGCAAGCTGAGACAAGAGACAACTTCACAGCAACTCACCTGGTCGCAAAATGCCAAGTCTCTACGCCGTTTCCCCTTTGAATTTCATCTATGGGCCGGCTATCAGACGGATAGATTGCCAATCAGCACTACTGCAATGCCAGTGTCACAGCCCCACGTGATACCACCCTCTTCTGCAGATGTAATGCAGGCATCGAGCCATGGAGTCTGCGAGCGGGGTAGTGATTCTAAAAGTTGTTCATGTTCAGCAGTCATTCTTTGAAATCAGGCCCCCGATAACCGACTTGCGTTGATTTTCGGAGTGTTTTCTTTCAGCCCACACCAGGCAAACCTATCCATACCCGAGTTCCAAGTTGTCAATTATCCCTCCTGGCTAACCATCTTGTAACTGCTGCACCATGTCATCGCTGAGGCAGCGGTTTCTGCCTGGTTGGATCTACAAGACGGAAGAATGCCCGATATGCCTGTCCTTCTTCTCCACTGACATGCCACCCGGCCCGGACCCCCGAACCGGACTGGACCCCAAATTCAAGCCCGATCGCCGCTTACTGCAACCAGAGTACCAAAACCGTTGTCACGGCTGCTGGATAGGCCGCTTCACAATCTCATTCTTCAGTCATGTTCTCGACAGCGTAGACTCAAATGACATGCGAGATGCCCTGTTCTACATCGACGCAGACGTTGACGGCACAAACATTGTTCTTACCGCAAGGAAAGGAGGGCCAAGAGGCGGTTATGTACTATCGAAATTGCAACTGCTTAAAACAACGCTACCACCGGCCCAAGGTTATATGCAGTCCTGTCTGCGATACTTGATCTCAGTCCTTGACCCCAACGCTTACAACCCGCTGCCGGTGTATGTAGCCCATGCCTATGAGTCTCCACCCATCGTAGGCCACACGGGGTCTCCAGATACTTTCAAAAAGATCTTTACGTGGTTCGAGGAATGTGTCGCGCAGCATCCGGACTGTGGCAGTGGACTCAGCATACACCCGATGCCAACTCGTCTGATTGATATCTCAGACAAAGGCAATATGCGATTGGTTGAACATGTCACCACAAGAAGCCACTACATCGCGCTCAGCCACCGATGGATAGAAGCTTCCAAGATGCCGCGATGTGTGAGCACCAACATCGAATCGCTGAAGAAGAATGTTCCTTGGTCTGCTCTTACCCGGAACTTCCAGGACGCCATCATATTCATCAAAGACTTTGCCTCATGGTATGCGAAAGACCACCCAGAAGAAGAACCCATTCGATACGTCTGGATCGACAGCCTGTGCATCATCCAGGATAGCGTTGCAGACTGGAACGCAGAGTCAAAGTTGATGTGTTCTGTCTATGAGGGTGCACTCCTCACTGTTGCAGCAGCGGCCGGGCCTGATGGCTGCTTTGCTGAAGCTGAACGCGTCTACAAGGGATTCGATGTTACCAATCCTCAACGCCAAAACCCGAGACTGATGCTGCGAAAAAGCCTACCGGATCATGAGAATGAGTATGAGATGGCCGGGAGGGAACATGTCATGCAGCAGAAAGGTCTTCGTACGCCTAGCAGATTGGATCTGATGACAAGAGGATGGGTGATGCAAGAAAGACTACTTTCTCGCAGGTTCGTCGTCTTCGCCCCAAACGAAGTCATGTGGGAGTGCTACGAAGGCTCCCGATGCGAATGCGGCAGACTCTCTGGCATGACGGGCCAGTTAAACCTTGAGGGAGAGGAAGGCAACATGAGTCAGGTTAACCAAAGATCCTATCGTTTCCACGACTCTAAGCGGGTAGAGGATCCGAATTATGCACTCCTGCCGATGCCGCTCAAAATGGCGTATTATGCCTCATTAGACGACAAGGGTGAACATGCGGCACGGAACCTCCGCAACTGGTGGCGCCGGCTGGTTGAGAGATACACGACATTAGACCTAACTCAAGAATCAGACAGGCCCCCCGCGATAATGGGTCTCGCAATCCAATATAGCCGCCGGACTGGGCAAGAAATGAAGGATTACGTTGCAGGGATATGGAGGAAGTCACTTCCCTTAGACTTGCTATGGCATACAGAAAATCCCTCCAGTGAACCTATCTCCAAAACTTCGAAGGCCAAGGAAACACCATCGTGGTCCTGGGCAAGCTGCCGAAGTCAGGTCAGAATGCCTCGAGAGGGGAGCATGGAGAAACCGATATACTACGCTGAACTGACTTGTGTCAACGATGGTATCACTGTCGGTCTGAGATGTGCTGTTTTCACTGACTTGAGTGAAAGAGCAAGAGACGAAACGTTCCCGATTACCGTGTTGCATGACTTTCCTGACAGAGCGGCAAGTCTTGCTCCTTCAATTTGGGAAGCTGAGGCCATATTTGCTCTAGTGCTCAGAGCGGGTGAAGGCGAAGATACTACTTGGATGTACCTTCACATCAAGCCCATCAAGTCTGTCCAAGGTGGCGTGATCAAATACAGCCGGGTAGGACTTCTTGAACTAGGGAGGCGCAGATATTTGCGAAATAAGATCACTTGCCCAGACGAATTGGTCGGATCTTGTTTCAAGTCGGAAAGAATTGAAGAGTTAGAGTTGGTATGGGTAATTTATAGTAACATGCAATGAGGTCATGAATCAACTGAGATGGCTCTTTCAACAAACATCATTTGGAGTCTTTAGACCTCGAGAACTCATATGTTCTCTCAAACCTCAAACGACACCACTGTGACCAAGTCAGTCTCACCACTCAGTAGTCTAACATTGTATCAAAGGGGGGGCTTTGTAACGTACCTCACCACAGCTGATCGGCTCATATTTGGGCGGATTCTTCTCATCCGTGCAAGTAGGAAGCACAGAACACTGCTCATTATGATTGAACCCAAAGAAAAAGGGCATAGAGTACCGGTCCTCGGGGGCGTAGTTGAAGACCCGATGGACCGTTGACTTGAATCTATCGTTGGACAACCGCTGCAAAAAGTCGCCAATGTTGATGACAAAGGTGCCGGGAACTGGCGGCACCTTGATCCACTGCCCGTCTTTTGTGAGTACCTGCAACCCGCCCACACTGTCCTGCCAGAGGAGGGTGAAGCACTGCAGGTCAGTGTGAGCGCCCAGGCCAACGTCGATCGTGGCGTCTTGCGCTTCAGTGTTCTTGGGGTAATAGTTGCAGACGCTATCACTGTAAGGTTGTCAGTCTATGCTCACCACCTCGTCAAAGATATCATCACGTACCTTCCGGGATATGTAATAACATCGTCAAAATAGTTCTCAGGAACATCCAACGCCAATGCGAAAGCCCTGATCAAGCTCCTCGCAAGCGTCAAACAGCCCTGCCAGTAGGTAATCATATCGTCCTTGAACCCGGGCAGATGGCTCGTACCCTCCCACACAAAGTCCTCATGCTTCATCCATGGCTTCACCTCCTCTGGCACGGCATCCGGATCCTTGGTCTCGGGGTCATACCGCGGATCATACCGAAAACTGAACCCCTCACGATGATCCTTTGTCTCCGTCGGCGAGATCTGCGCAGCGCGCTTCTCAGTCCACCCGTTGAAGAATTTGCTCTTCTTTTGCGTCGCCAGCGCCTTCTTCTCATTCGGCTGCGAGAAAAAGGCCTGCGCCTGCGAGAAGGCCGCGTCGATGGTGGCCTTGGGGATTCCGTGATTCTTGATGTAAAAGAAGCCCGTGTTCTCAGCCGCGTCACGGATGGTGGCGGCGAGGGCTTTGCGCTCGGCCTCGGTGCCGTGTATGGTGGAGAGGTCGATGACGGGGACCTCGGATGCGTCGCAGTCTCGGGGCGGGGTCTTGAGCACGTCGCGGTAGACGGGGCCGTAGGCGGACATGAGCTCGAGCTTGTAGCTCTCTGGAGCGGTCTCAGTCACCGTGGTAGTCATGGTTGCGGGTTGTGAGAGTGAGATTAGTCCAGTCGTCGGGTTGTTGAGTTGAGCTATCTTGTTCTTGATCTATGTTGAACAAAATAGTGGTCGGCAAGCTTCAGAGTAAAGGCAAATGATCCCCTTTTGAATTACGCAAATTGTCTCTTTCTTGAGATCAACACTCAAGATAGGTTTCACTGCACACGAATTAGATGTGTCAACTCCGATTAAAGCCTCCGGATGAATAGCGTGCTCAAATGGAACGGATCACTCGCTGTCGGGTAGTTGAAATGTTGTCCGCCGGTCTTAGCCGGAAATCGTCTGAGATTTGAACGACGGCGAATGACACGATAGCCAAAGATAATGGCGTGCGACGCGGTTCGCTGGAGACAATCTGCAAATCCGCCCAGCACGGCCGCTTATTGCTCTCGGGACAAATGCGCCGACAACGGACCGTGTGGGGTACGGGGTTGATCCCCGTCTTCGGAGCCACCAGGGGCCCTTTGCTTCCCGGGGGCTTCTGTTTTCTCCGGTCGACTCTAATACTTATATGATGCCGATCTACCAAGATACTTGGCATCAACTGAGAGGTCTTGGTGATGCTTGAGTTCACTTCGCTGTCACCTTTCCAACAGTAGAATATCTTCAACCAGGATTATATCCTCTCCATACACTGGCGAGACTCCATACAGCAGTGCACAAATCTCTTCTGTGAAAGGTTGCACAATGTGTCGACTATTGAGACTCGTCAGCATCCCTGCAGTGCTTATCTCCCCCACATGAACCGCACGACCCCGGTATCTTGAAGAGTATCATGGCTATCAGCACGCAGCAGCCGATCGCGACTCCGTAGCCGATATTATTACCATTCTGTCGGGTGTGATTTGGTATAAGTCTCTGTCATGGCAACGTTGAGCTCCTCCGGATATCTCCCGTTTGCTATTCAAGCAACTTGTACGGGTGGGCGGGCATTGCTTCTTCAACGGTGATCATTACAGCTGAGTTTCTAGAGACGATCATCAAGACTCGAGAATCTCTGATCGCAAGCCCACCCTCGGAGCCAAGTCTGCCGACACCGGCAAGCCGCATACACAAGATGGGCCTCCTCAACCGCCTCCGCgtccccgccgccgccggtaCCTCGGACATCCACGGCCGCGACGCCCTTCTCAACAACGACGACCTCCGCCCCCTCAAGCTTGCCGACCGCACCTGGACCCAATGGACCTATTTCACCTTCTGGTTCTCCGCCACCGCGACCGTGTCCAACTGGTACGCCTCCTCCACCGCCCAGGCCCTCGGCCTCTCCATGTGGGAGTCCCTCGCCTGCGCTTTCGGCGGACAATGCCTCATCGCCGCCATCATCACCCTCAACGGCCGGCCGGGCAGCTGCTATCACGTGGGATACCCCGTCGTCTGCCGTGCTGCCTTTGGCATCTACGGCGCGTGGTGGCCAACCTTTAACCGCGCCGTCATGGCTATCGTCTGGAACGGTGTTAATGCCGTGCAGGGGGGACAGTGCATCTACGTGATGCTCCACGCCATCATCCCGGGTATCGCAAACATCCCAAACACCATGGGCGAGGGCTCGGCGCTCACGACAGCGGGGATGATTGGCTTCGTCATCTTCTGGCTCATCACCTGCGCGTTCCTCGTCATCCCTGTCCCAAAGATGCGCGGGCTCGTCTACGCGAAGCTGTGCGTCTTCATCATATCCGCCGTAGCTATGCTTGCGTGGACGGCCACAAAGGCAGGTGGCCTCGGCCCTGTAGTACGCCAGGGCGGTACGGCGACGGGATCAAAGAGGGCGTGGCTGATCGTGCAATTCCTGATGCTAGGGGCGGCCAACTGCGCCACCTTTGCGAGTAACGCCGCGGATTTCCAGCGGTATgcaaagaagaagaacgATGTTATTGTCGGTAACCTCTTCTGTTTCCCTGTTGCCAACTTCATCGTGGCAGCGGTGGGAAACCTCGTCTGCGCCTCTAGCGAGTTGATCTTTGGCGAGTTGATCTGGAACCCCGTGACGCTGCTGGATAGCCTCCAGACGGCCGAGTACACGGCAGCCAACCGAGCCGGGTGCTTTTTCATCGCCGGCTGCTTCGCATACTGCTGCATCTTCAGCTCCATCTTTGAGAACTCCTTGCCGGCTGGTAACGACATTGCGGCGTTGTTCCCCAAGTACCTCACAGTTCGGAGGGGCTTCTTTGTCTGTGCCGTCATTTCGTTCGCCATCAACCCTTGGTTCTTGCTGGTAAGTCCTACTCCAACCTGCTCGAGTGTGAGTATGATTGCTAATGAGCACTAGGGCTCTGCCTCCGTCTTCGTATCCTTCCTCTCCTCTTACCAAATCTTCCTCTCAGCCATTACGGGCGTCTTGCTGGTAAACTACTACATCATCGGCCGCGGTCGCATCAGCATACCAGATTGCTTCACGTCAATGAAGCCAGGGGCTTACCACTACTTCCACGGCTGGAACATCCGTGCCTATGTCGCCTATATTGTTGGCATCATCCCCAACTTTTACGGCTTCCTCAACAATATGGGTGTTTCAGCCCCCGTTGGCGTCACGAGGTTCTACTTCTTTGCGTATTGGGTCGGACTATTCCTGTCCGGCTTCACCTTTTGGATTTTCTGCAAGATTTGGCCACCTCCGATCATGGAAGAGGGATGGGTCGAGCCGAAGGACTATGTCAGGCCCGAAGAGCTGGAAGGCGAGGGGCAGGTCATCGAGGCTATCGACATGCCCCAAAGCGGCGAGGTGGTGAACCATGAGAAAGGTCTTGGTGAAAAGGTGGCCAAGGTGTAATGTGACGAACCAGAGGACCGCCAAGAAGATAACACGGCAATGAGATAGATCCGTCCTGATAATGCTAGTACGAAAAGGTCGTCAATGTCTCAAAAAAGTATTGCAATACGTTTAATGATGGGAAGCTACCTGCTAAAGCTCAGCAAGAAGACTCCAAGCAAGTGGCTTGCGATGCGTAAGGCCTCAACCGTATCGTCATTTAAAGACTGGGCAAGGTATACGGGTCTCTGACTCCTAACGCCTCCTAATCCACGCTCAAACCCTAAGAAGTATCCGCTCTAAAAGGACGAAACAGTGGTGACATGCACCACCGCGTCGATATATAGCCGGTTCAAAACAGTGCACGTTGTACCGGGCTTCATCTTGAACATTCCGTTCGGGCCCATCGAAAATGGCTCCGTATTCTCGAGTTTCACCTTAAGTTTACCCGCAGCCAAGGAGCAGATTCGGATTTTCTCTGGTTCGGCGGCCCATTCATGCGACTCTCCGGGCTTGATGACGATAACGTTGAAGGATATCTCCTCAGAGACCGTCACAGCTTGATTGCTCGTGAGATAGGAGTTGGAGAAGGCTACATCTGGGACAAGATTAGCATCGCAGTATAGCATCATATGGACGGTACAAGACGTACTTGTAGGGGATTCGCTGCGTTCATCACGAATCCGCCCTGGAGCAATTTCCCAGTCTTCCATTTCCAGAGTATTTAGTGGCATGGCGTTGCCGCTAAGTGAGGAGGCATGTCCGACGGGCGTCGATATTCTGGAATCGGCAAGAGGCTTTGCGATAGCCGCTGACTGCCTCGTGGTGCGTCTTGGCGGGCTTTCAGGTGGGTGGCTATCGACTTTGTGGACGCTCGGCGCCGGTTGCGTGGATGGCGGCAGGGAAGAGGTAGACACCGGAGTTGAGGTTTTGGGAGGCGGTTGAGATGCTGGAGGATATGGCAGGGCATAAGCGTCAGCAGCCGTTGTCGCAGATGCGGAGCGGGTTGCGATCGTAGATCGTGTAGGGGGTGCTATCGGGGTCACTTGTGGGCTTGATGTTCCCTGGCCCGAGGACAAGAAGGAGCAATTGTTCCTTTCTCTGCGGAAGTTAGACCGCCACTGACATCCAGAGCAGGCCTTGTTTCCAATCTCCTTTAAGAACCCAGGAGCTGCGGCAGACATGACGACGCATGGCTGCAGAAAGTTCTCAAAGGGATCATTGTGCTTGTAACAAAAGTGGCAACATGGCATCGCAACATCGCCAGTAAGGAATATCAGAAGCGCAACTGTTGCGAGGGGTGGCAGGTGTCCGATGCCACCGTACTTCAACTTCCACGTCTGAGGTAATGGACGCCGTTGGGTGAGTTTCAGCAGCGCCTTCACGTCCGGTCTTTCTACCGGTATCTTGTAAGCGGGCGAAAGGCAGCCAGAAAAATACGCAAGGAGCGAGCCATTCGAGGCAGAAACGCTTTGACTTAGAGGCGGAGCCACTGAAGGTGGTTTGATAACCGTCATATCGTTCTTCAAGTATGACTTGGGAATGGCCCGGGACGGGGCTGGGTTCACAGGCTTCGAAGTCGGGCCCCACGGAACAGGGTTCGGAGCAGTAGCCGGGGCCGACACCGGCTTATAGCCTGCAGTCACTGGCTCCGCCAAGGGTGGCTCGTCGCCTCGGAGGGGATTCTGGGAGACCACGATAGGGGCCGCGTACTTGGTGCCTGCCCTCTTATAGTAGTCCACGAATGACAGGGTCCCGTCGAGGTTGTCGTTGAACTTGGAGCTACGATGCTTTATCTGTATGTTGTCAGTGTCACAGGACTCTGGGATCAATCGAAGAGAAGACTTACGCAGAAGTGCGCTCCAAGCCCGTTCCACTTTGGAAAAATGACGCGACAGTTGCGGACTGGACAGATGTAGGGGTTTTTTGGGTCCGAGTGAAATTTGTAATTCGTAGGTATGATGGCGCCGCAGGTGGATTCTATGCCCTGGGGCGTTCTCCATTGCAGATACCCGCGAGGATGCGGGCTTTTCGTGAATGTGAACTCTTGATCGGTGCCTTGAGATGGCGGCTGTATCCCTGTCAGTTACAGTCTTTTAGGTTAGAAGGCACTTCTCTTACGAGGGCGGCTTTTGCAGATGGCGTGCCTGTAGTGTTGATCTCCAGGTCTCCTTCAGTCTCTCCGCcttcgtcttcgtcttcgtcttcgtccGTCATATCATCAGCATCTGCTTGATCCTCGTAGTCCATATCCTCGTCCGAGGATTCGATGACTTGGGCTTCATGCGTTGCTCCTGTCGATGATGAGGCGCCTTCGGTACTTTTCAGGATGTCTGGCCTGGAACCGGGTTGTCCGAGCCCGAGGACGTTCAGTAAGTCTTGCTCCGTGGCAGTTGAACTTGTTCCTTCTTCGGGCGATTTCCTAGTCGATGGGCCCTTAAGACCAGTATCCGTTGCCTGCCGCTTAGCATCACCCCCAGCCAGATTCTCAATCAGAGGATGCTTTCTCTTGGACGATGCTTCGAATGCAGATCCTGTAGACGTGTCAGCGAGTGGCAATCTCTAATGACTTCCTCCATGAAGCGCCGTCAAGAAGGGCGCTCAAATAGAGTATGCTTGTGAGACCCAATCTGGCAAGAGCTGAAAGGAGCAAGTTAACTCACCACCAAGCCAGTCCTTTGCGTTCGCCGACTGTCCAGCAGAAC is a window encoding:
- a CDS encoding NCS1 nucleoside transporter, translating into MAISTQQPIATPLCHGNVELLRISPVCYSSNLYGWAGIASSTVIITAEFLETIIKTRESLIASPPSEPSLPTPASRIHKMGLLNRLRVPAAAGTSDIHGRDALLNNDDLRPLKLADRTWTQWTYFTFWFSATATVSNWYASSTAQALGLSMWESLACAFGGQCLIAAIITLNGRPGSCYHVGYPVVCRAAFGIYGAWWPTFNRAVMAIVWNGVNAVQGGQCIYVMLHAIIPGIANIPNTMGEGSALTTAGMIGFVIFWLITCAFLVIPVPKMRGLVYAKLCVFIISAVAMLAWTATKAGGLGPVVRQGGTATGSKRAWLIVQFLMLGAANCATFASNAADFQRYAKKKNDVIVGNLFCFPVANFIVAAVGNLVCASSELIFGELIWNPVTLLDSLQTAEYTAANRAGCFFIAGCFAYCCIFSSIFENSLPAGNDIAALFPKYLTVRRGFFVCAVISFAINPWFLLGSASVFVSFLSSYQIFLSAITGVLLVNYYIIGRGRISIPDCFTSMKPGAYHYFHGWNIRAYVAYIVGIIPNFYGFLNNMGVSAPVGVTRFYFFAYWVGLFLSGFTFWIFCKIWPPPIMEEGWVEPKDYVRPEELEGEGQVIEAIDMPQSGEVVNHEKGLGEKVAKV
- a CDS encoding 2OG-Fe(II)oxygenase superfamily protein, with amino-acid sequence MTTTVTETAPESYKLELMSAYGPVYRDVLKTPPRDCDASEVPVIDLSTIHGTEAERKALAATIRDAAENTGFFYIKNHGIPKATIDAAFSQAQAFFSQPNEKKALATQKKSKFFNGWTEKRAAQISPTETKDHREGFSFRYDPRYDPETKDPDAVPEEVKPWMKHEDFVWEGTSHLPGFKDDMITYWQGCLTLARSLIRAFALALDVPENYFDDVITYPGSDSVCNYYPKNTEAQDATIDVGLGAHTDLQCFTLLWQDSVGGLQVLTKDGQWIKVPPVPGTFVINIGDFLQRLSNDRFKSTVHRVFNYAPEDRYSMPFFFGFNHNEQCSVLPTCTDEKNPPKYEPISCGEWCRLRFERTYEFSRSKDSK